The following are encoded together in the Tripterygium wilfordii isolate XIE 37 chromosome 18, ASM1340144v1, whole genome shotgun sequence genome:
- the LOC119984506 gene encoding RING-H2 finger protein ATL67-like, whose amino-acid sequence MSAPITSTAASASASASTPTNYLSNIGLGYSIAIALGFLVLLSTILLASYICCRRRSRDPNNFVQDQNSSAADGIILPRIIFVAEDDGHHDEESAAVGLDQAVINSYPKFQFSKEAAAGVKNSGDGNLCSICLCEYRDLEMLRMMPECRHYFHLCCIDAWLKLNGSCPVCRNSPLPTPLSTPLSEVVPLSQYAADRRRR is encoded by the coding sequence ATGAGCGCCCCCATAACGTCCACTGCCGCCTCCGCCTCCGCCTCCGCTTCCACTCCCACCAACTACCTCTCCAACATCGGCCTCGGCTACTCAATCGCAATCGCACTCGGCTTTCTCGTCCTCCTATCCACCATCCTCCTCGCCTCCTACATTTGTTGTCGACGCCGCTCTCGTGATCCAAACAATTTCGTCCAGGACCAAAACTCCTCCGCTGCGGATGGAATCATTCTCCCTCGCATCATATTTGTGGCGGAAGACGATGGGCATCACGACGAAGAAAGCGCCGCTGTGGGGCTCGATCAGGCCGTGATTAATTCTTACCCGAAATTCCAGTTCTCGAAGGAGGCTGCGGCGGGCGTGAAGAACAGTGGTGACGGCAATTTGTGCTCGATTTGCTTGTGTGAGTATAGGGACTTGGAAATGCTGAGGATGATGCCTGAGTGTAGACACTATTTTCATCTCTGTTGCATTGATGCTTGGTTGAAACTTAATGGTTCTTGCCCTGTTTGCCGGAACTCTCCCCTGCCTACGCCGCTTTCGACACCCTTATCAGAGGTCGTGCCACTGTCACAGTACGCAGCAGATCGAAGGAGAAGGTGA